Proteins from a genomic interval of Bacteroides sp. AN502(2024):
- the ybaK gene encoding Cys-tRNA(Pro) deacylase — MKINKTNAARLLDRDKITYELIPYEVDENDLSAVHVAADLGENIEQVFKTLVLHGDKSGYFVCVIPGEHEVDLKLAAKASGNKKCDLIPVKELLPLTGYIRGGCSPIGMKKHFPTYIHETSRQFPYIYVSAGVRGLQIKIAPEDLIRESKAEVCRLFEE, encoded by the coding sequence ATGAAAATCAATAAAACAAATGCCGCACGGTTGTTAGACAGGGATAAGATAACTTATGAATTAATTCCCTACGAAGTAGATGAGAACGACTTGAGTGCTGTGCATGTTGCAGCAGATTTGGGAGAAAACATTGAGCAAGTGTTTAAGACTCTTGTGCTGCACGGCGATAAAAGTGGATATTTTGTCTGTGTCATCCCGGGAGAGCATGAAGTTGACTTGAAACTGGCAGCTAAAGCTTCGGGTAATAAGAAGTGCGATTTGATTCCCGTAAAAGAACTTTTGCCACTTACCGGATATATCCGGGGAGGGTGTTCGCCTATCGGTATGAAGAAACATTTTCCTACTTATATCCATGAAACCAGTCGGCAGTTTCCATATATTTATGTAAGTGCCGGTGTGCGGGGACTTCAGATAAAAATAGCTCCGGAAGATCTGATTCGTGAATCGAAGGCAGAAGTTTGTCGTTTATTTGAGGAGTAG
- the uvrA gene encoding excinuclease ABC subunit UvrA, which yields MQETEYINVYGARVHNLKDIDAEIPRNSLTVITGLSGSGKSSLAFDTIFAEGQRRYIETFSAYARNFLGNMERPDVDKITGLSPVISIEQKTTNKNPRSTVGTTTEIYDYLRLLYARAGVAYSYLSGEEMVKYTEEQILDLILKDYKGKKIYLLAPVVRSRKGHYRELFEQIRKKGYLYARVDGELCEITHGMKLDRYKNHDVEVVIDKLVVAEKDNRRLKQSVATAMRQGDGLMMILDVQSESIRHYSKQLMCPVTGLSYREPAPHNFSFNSPQGACPKCKGLGVVNQIDVDKVIPDRELSIYEGAIAPLGKYKNAMIFWQIGVLLEKYDATLKTPIKELPDDAIDEVLHGSDERIKIKSSLIGTSSDYFVTYEGVVKYIQMLQEKDASATAQKWAEQFAKTTVCPECKGARLNKEALHFRIHDKNINELANMDINELYDWLMKVDEFLSDKQKKISVEILKEIRTRLKFLLDVGLDYLALNRSSASLSGGESQRIRLATQIGSQLVNVLYILDEPSIGLHQRDNLRLIHSLKELRDMGNSVIVVEHDKDMMLAADYVIDMGPKAGRLGGEVVFAGTPQEMLKTDTMTSQYLNGKMKIEIPAERRKGNGKSIRLKGAKGNNLKNVDVEFPLGKLICVTGVSGSGKSTLINETLQPILSQKFYRSLQDPLEYDSVEGLENIDKAVNVDQSPLGRTPRSNPATYTGVFADIRNLFVGLPEAKIRGYKPGRFSFNVAGGRCEACMGNGYKTIEMNFLPDVYVPCEVCHGKRYNRETLEVRFKGKSIADVLDMTINRAVEFFENVPQILNKIKVLQDVGLGYIKLGQSSTTLSGGESQRVKLAAELSKRDTGKTLYILDEPTTGLHFEDIRVLMGVLNKLVDKGNTVIVIEHNLDVIKMADYIIDMGPEGGKGGGELLSYGTPEEVAKSAKGYTPKFLREELGV from the coding sequence ATGCAGGAAACAGAATATATTAATGTGTATGGTGCACGCGTGCACAATTTGAAAGATATTGATGCTGAAATTCCCCGTAACAGTTTGACTGTGATCACCGGATTGAGCGGTAGTGGAAAATCTTCTTTAGCCTTCGATACGATTTTTGCCGAAGGACAGCGCCGTTATATCGAGACTTTTTCGGCGTATGCCCGTAATTTCCTGGGTAATATGGAGCGTCCGGATGTCGATAAAATAACAGGGTTGAGTCCGGTGATCTCCATCGAGCAGAAAACAACGAATAAAAATCCCCGTTCCACGGTAGGAACGACTACGGAGATCTATGATTATCTCCGTTTGTTGTATGCCCGTGCGGGAGTGGCGTATTCCTATCTGTCGGGGGAGGAGATGGTGAAATATACCGAAGAGCAGATTCTGGACCTGATTTTGAAAGATTATAAGGGAAAGAAAATATATTTGCTGGCCCCAGTGGTTCGTTCACGCAAAGGACATTACAGGGAACTTTTCGAACAAATACGTAAAAAAGGATACCTGTATGCACGGGTCGATGGTGAGCTGTGTGAAATAACGCATGGCATGAAGCTCGACCGCTATAAGAATCACGATGTGGAAGTAGTTATTGACAAATTAGTGGTAGCGGAGAAAGATAACCGGCGTCTGAAACAGAGTGTGGCAACCGCTATGCGTCAGGGAGACGGGTTGATGATGATTCTGGATGTCCAGTCCGAAAGCATCCGTCATTACAGTAAGCAGCTCATGTGTCCCGTCACCGGGTTGTCATATCGTGAACCGGCTCCACATAACTTCTCATTCAATTCACCGCAAGGAGCATGTCCGAAGTGCAAGGGGTTGGGAGTAGTCAACCAGATTGATGTGGACAAAGTGATTCCCGATCGTGAACTTTCCATCTATGAAGGGGCGATAGCACCTTTGGGCAAATATAAGAATGCGATGATTTTCTGGCAAATCGGTGTTTTGCTTGAGAAGTACGATGCAACATTGAAAACTCCGATCAAGGAGTTGCCGGACGATGCGATTGATGAAGTATTGCACGGTTCTGATGAACGGATTAAAATCAAGAGTTCGCTGATCGGTACTTCCTCCGATTACTTTGTTACTTACGAAGGAGTGGTGAAGTATATTCAGATGTTGCAGGAAAAGGATGCTTCTGCAACAGCACAGAAATGGGCGGAACAATTTGCCAAAACAACGGTTTGTCCGGAATGTAAAGGGGCCCGTTTGAATAAGGAAGCTCTGCATTTTCGCATTCACGATAAGAATATCAACGAATTGGCGAACATGGATATCAATGAGTTGTATGACTGGTTGATGAAGGTAGATGAGTTCCTTTCTGATAAGCAGAAGAAAATATCAGTGGAGATTCTGAAAGAGATTCGTACACGTTTGAAATTCCTGTTGGATGTCGGTTTGGATTATCTGGCATTGAACCGCAGTTCTGCCAGCCTTTCCGGTGGTGAGAGCCAGCGTATCCGTTTGGCGACACAGATCGGTTCTCAATTGGTGAATGTGCTTTATATTCTCGATGAGCCGAGTATCGGTTTGCATCAGCGTGATAATTTGCGTCTTATCCATTCTTTGAAAGAGCTTCGTGACATGGGAAACTCCGTGATTGTGGTGGAACATGATAAGGATATGATGTTGGCTGCCGACTATGTCATTGATATGGGACCGAAAGCCGGACGTCTCGGAGGAGAAGTCGTTTTTGCCGGAACTCCCCAGGAGATGCTGAAAACTGATACGATGACTTCGCAATACCTGAATGGGAAGATGAAGATAGAAATTCCCGCCGAGCGTAGAAAAGGAAATGGAAAATCTATCCGGCTGAAAGGGGCGAAAGGGAATAACCTGAAGAATGTCGATGTAGAGTTTCCGTTAGGTAAGCTAATTTGTGTGACAGGTGTATCGGGAAGCGGAAAATCCACTTTGATTAATGAAACTCTGCAACCGATTCTGTCACAGAAGTTCTATCGTTCCTTACAGGATCCTTTGGAATACGATTCGGTCGAAGGACTGGAAAACATCGATAAGGCAGTGAATGTCGATCAATCACCTCTGGGACGTACGCCACGCTCCAATCCTGCTACCTATACCGGTGTGTTTGCTGATATCCGTAACCTGTTTGTCGGCCTTCCGGAAGCTAAGATTCGCGGTTACAAACCGGGACGTTTCTCCTTTAACGTTGCAGGCGGACGTTGTGAAGCATGTATGGGAAATGGTTATAAGACGATTGAAATGAATTTCCTTCCTGATGTATATGTGCCTTGTGAGGTTTGTCATGGCAAGCGTTACAACCGGGAAACACTGGAGGTACGTTTCAAGGGAAAATCGATTGCCGATGTGCTTGATATGACGATCAACCGTGCTGTGGAATTCTTTGAAAATGTGCCGCAAATCTTGAATAAGATTAAAGTCTTGCAGGATGTCGGACTCGGATACATAAAGCTGGGACAATCTTCGACCACTCTTTCCGGTGGAGAAAGCCAGCGTGTGAAACTGGCTGCGGAACTATCGAAAAGAGATACAGGCAAAACTCTTTATATCCTTGACGAACCGACTACCGGACTTCATTTTGAAGATATCCGCGTACTGATGGGGGTATTGAATAAGCTTGTGGATAAAGGTAATACTGTTATCGTCATCGAGCATAATCTGGATGTGATTAAAATGGCGGATTATATTATCGATATGGGTCCTGAAGGTGGTAAAGGCGGGGGAGAACTCCTTAGTTACGGAACACCGGAAGAAGTTGCGAAGAGTGCCAAGGGATATACACCTAAGTTTCTTCGCGAAGAGTTGGGAGTCTGA